A single window of Debaryomyces hansenii CBS767 chromosome F complete sequence DNA harbors:
- a CDS encoding DEHA2F15004p (no similarity), which translates to MEVQSVHLPSSDACSPGLAETEYLDSHCENLKAWRRCTYYGTTFLLALEELNIFIVYGKYYSPTCA; encoded by the coding sequence ATGGAGGTGCAATCCGTGCATTTACCTAGCAGTGATGCCTGCTCGCCTGGATTAGCCGAAACAGAATATTTGGATAGTCATTGCGAGAATTTAAAAGCATGGAGACGTTGTACATACTATGGTACGACATTTTTACTTGCTCTAGAAGAactaaatatattcattgtATATGGTAAATATTACCTGCCCACCTGTGCATGA